The nucleotide window GGCCATGGCCGCGGTGCGGCTTTCTGCTGAGCGCGACGAAGTCCATTGGCGATTAGAGCCATCTGGAGCCTTTTCTACCGGCTCTTTGTATAAGGAAATCTTCAAAGCCCCCCCAGTTTATGATCTGCGGTCGCTTTGGAAAGCAAGAATGCCAGCAAAAATTAAAATCTTCTTATGTCAGCTGGCTCGAAACTGGATTCCCAGCGGTGACCAGATCCAAAAAAGACACGGCCCGGGAGATGGCTTGTGTGTTTGGTGCAGAGAAGAGGGATCTAGCAGCCACATTATCTTTCGATGCATTGTGGCTCGGATGGTGTGGAGCTCCCTTCAAGAGGCGACTGGATGTTCGTGGAACCAGAGTGGTTTCGCTGAACTATATGGGCCCATCATGGCTAGCAATGCCCAGGATCGGAAGCTAGCTTGGCTTGGCGTTGGGGCGCTTGCTTGGTCTCTCTGGACTACGCGGAACAAAGCTACCATTGAGGGAATTTTGTTTAAACATCCGGCTGATGTTGTGTATAAATTGATCATCCTTTTGCAGCTTTGGAAGGGGTTGACGAGATAACGGGACCGCCCCGGAGTGGAGCGCCTCATCTCCCGCTTGAAGGCCAAGTGTGCTGAGCTCCGGCGTGCCGGATCGAGGGCTGCAACGGCCGGCGTGCCGCCCTCCTCCGACCCCTGACTGCTCCTGGAGCGGCCTTCTTCCCTACCGCCCGCGACCGGGGCTGCGTCGCTGTACTAGGCCGCTGTGCCTTGTAACCCTGTTTTTTGGCTGTGTTTGTCTTTGTACTTTGCCGACTATTTGTACTCTAAGGGCCTCATTCTTAAGGCCGGGCAAGCGCCTCCTCTCTAAAAAAAAGGTGATTATCGATGTTCTTGTAGTAGCATCAGATTTGTTTGTTTGCAAAGCCCTCGTTTGAACGTATTTCAGCCTGAAAATTTATACACTTGTGTATTATGTCTTCATCTATATCTATATTGTTTCAGAATTTTCTGAAATGTAAAAATATGAATTTTCATGAATTTGAGTTTCGCATTTGGAGGCCTCCATGGATATCAGCCATTCTTGGCTCTATATGGACATCAGTCACGCTTCTATGGGGGTATCAGACACCTCTGTTCCAGTAGGGAACAAGCTTCAAACTTGGCTGCAACATTTCCGCCTAATGACATCGTTGCTTCGTCAACATCTTCATCGAGCTCAGCAACCAATGAAGGATTCTGCTGAGCATAAATGTACATAGTGGAGCCGTACATACAAACTTCTCTGGCGCGCAAAGCCAATGCAAAACTTGTCTTTCGTTACTTTGGGCCATACCGAGTGTTGGAGCCACTCAGAAATCAAAGATATGGACTTCTAACTGCTCGGACATGCATCAGAAGAACCATCCCATTTTCCATGTTCACAGTTGTGTGCAAGAGTGCCAACGACAAGTACCGTGCACCAGGAACTGCCTCGCCTCACTGACGATCAACTATCGCTGCAAACTCAAAAGCATGTATTGGATCGCCGCACCAAATGTCGTGGGGGTTCCACCATTGCGGGGATCCTTGTGCAATGGTCTAATTTACCAAAGCCGCACAAAAGCATGTATTGAAGGAGCTTCACGTGAGATTTCCCAGCATTGCGGCTTGGGGACAAGACGCTGGTCAAGCCACTACTAGGGATCAACGCCCATAGAGAATCCGACAGCCATCCAACCGGTACCCTACTGCTAACTGCAAGACTACACAAAGTCGAGACCCGCACTGTAATCGACATGAAAGGAAATCCCAGACAacacatctctctctctctctctctctctctctctccagtGGTTAGTCTCGGCAATCAGAATGAAAATATGTGTCCTAGTTGTGTAAGGCCAGACGCGGCAAAGGCGAGGTGTGGGTGTTCATCCATTATTGAAGGCGTTGTTGCGGAAGAAGTAGATTTAGTCTCAATGCTTTATTCATATCTTATAATGAGTGTATTGTGGTTGCTTATGTTCTGTACTTCATTTATTGATGTTTTCAACCCGATTGCCTTATGTCAACTTTAATAAAAGAAACGGTCGTATGCATCATAACAATGCAGAGGTTGGGGTTACCACCATCTTTAAAATAATTGTCAGCTGGTTCAAATGTGACATATATGTTTGTTGCCCCTAACGTTAAGTTTAGTGTTATGCTTACATATTATGGTCACCATACTTACAAATTTGGATCAATCAGTTAGCTAGATCCTCGGAATGTCGTAGCAACACAGTTGAGGACGAGCCGGAAGAAAGACCGCCGTCGCCGGTGTTACCAAAGAAGAGCAAACATCACTGGAGCTGGAGGTGGAGCTGTCAATGGAGAAAGCCTCATATGGGCCAGAGGACGACACAGGGCCTGGCACAGTCCTGTACATGTGCAATGGGAGTTCTGGCAGCCTGGCCTCATTGGACTGCAGGACGTACCGGCCAGGGTGCTCGCACTAGAGCCCGTCGACAAGCACCCGCACCATCCACCGCTCGTCCGCCTTGTCACCAACGTTTTGGCTACCGGATCCCAAGAAAATACGAGGGTGGGCGAGAAACGCGGATACCACGGTTACCGTGAAATTCCGAGGAAATACCGCTCGAATTTTTTTAATGCAATTTGAATTCAAAATTTTCTGAGCTAGGAATATATTAGCACTGAGCTCAATTAGTTCATGAAGCTGTTGTTGGCGCAGTGGTAGGATCGAATCTCCAATTGTGCTTTTGAATTTTTATTTAAGAGTTGGTAAGCAAAAAAGTACCGGGACTCGACCTAGCCATGTTTACCACCAGACCACGGTAGCTTACCTACTTGACCAGACTATCGCTGttgaaattcaaaattttcaaaaaaaatcgaATATTTTTGCTCGGTACGCAGCTTTCTCGCGGGGTAGCGAGAAATGCGGGAACCGGGCGGTAACCGAATTTTCCGCTGCAGGAGGACAACACTGAAGTTGTACATGGTCGTCGCGTGTTGAAGAACTCCAGATAGATGTACCCAACTGTCCCGAGCACGGCCTTGGTGGTCTACATCAACCCTGTGTCGTGGTTGAAGAGCCGGGCCAACCCGAAGTCCCCGTGCTTGGTGCTCATCGATGAGTCAAGCATGATGTTGCTTGGCTTGATGTCGTCATGCATGACGCACTGCTCGCACTCCCATAGAGGTAGTGTAGCGCGGATCCCAAGCCAAGGATTATCTTCTACCTCTACGGCCATGTCAAATACCGGATATCCTTGCCGTAGAGGTGCATGTCTAAGCTGCCCTCGGTGCCGAGCTTATAGACGAGAAGGAGACCCCTGTAGCTGTCGTACCAGCCCAGCAGCTGAAATAAGGTTGCGATGCTTCTGTCTGCTGATAATTCTCACCTCTGGCTTTAACTCATTTCTCCCCTGCAGCGACGACTCCGCCGACAAAGTTTTTCTAGTCCAACGCTTGGCAGAGTATATTTAGGCGCGCGCTGAGTCGAGGAGTAAACTTTTTACTCCTTTATACGGGCGGCAATGCTACACGTACAAACAGTTTACGGGCTTTTACAGGATGGTTAGTCTTCATTGGTCAATAGGTGAGCGGGACggcccaccccctgaaaatcagAGGGGGGGAGGTTTGTGATTGGTTGTTAGATGAAAAGAACTTGTAAAAGCCTGTAAATCTTTGTATGTCTAGCATTTTTGTTATACGGGTTAGGAGTTCTCTAGCCTTTTAGGAAATCAGCTAGAGACGTCCTTATTACAAATCTGGGTGAGTCTACCTATATCCTTGGAATGTCATAGCAACGCAGTCGAGGACGACTCAGAGAAATGGGTGATGTTGCCGATGCTGACCGAAGAAGAGCGAACGCAACTGGAACCCAAGCTGTCAACGGAGAAAGACCCGTACGGGCCAGACGACGCGGGGTCCGGCACAGTCCTGTACATGTGCAGCGGCAGCGCCGGCAGCCTCATCTCGTCGGACTGCAGGACGTGCATGGCCTGCGCGATGGACGGCCGCTCGCCCTGGTCTGGGTGTGCACACCAGAGCCCGACGACGAGCACCCGCTCCATCCATCGAGCATCAGCCTCGTCACCCCTCAACCGCTCGTCCGCCGCGTCAAGGATCGCATTCCTCCCATACAGGCCCCAAACCCAGCTGAGCAGTGTGAAAGACCTCTCCGGGGTCTCCATCACCGGCCGTCGGCCAGAGGTGATCTCTAGGAGGACGATGCCGAAACTGTAGACATCCGACTTGGTGCTAGGGCGGCGCGTGTTGACGAACTCTGGGTCGATGTACCCGACGGTGCCTAGCACGGCCTTGGTGGTCTGCATTGACCCGGCGCCGTGGTCAATGAGCCGGGCCAACCCGAAGTCCCCGAGCTTGGTGCTGAGCGATGAGTCGAGCATGATGTTGCTCGGTTTGATGTCGCCGTGGACGATGCATTGCTCCCACTCTCCGTGGAGGTAGCGCAGCGCCGACCCCAGACCGAGGATGATGTTGTACCTCTGTGGCCATGTTAGATACGTGCCGTCCTTGCTGTAGAGGTGCTTGTCGAGGCTGCTCTCCGCGACGAGCTCGTAGACAAGGAGGAGCCCCTTGCGGCTGTCGCACCAACCCAGCAGCTGCACAAGGTTGCGATGCTTCAGTCTGCTGATGATCCTCACCTCTGCCTTGAACTCCTTCCTCCCTTGCGCCGACGACTCCGCTGACAAGACCTTCACCGCCACCGCACGGCGGTCTTGGTCACCACCGACAGCAGCTACGGGTGTGAGCGTGAGGTGACCCCGGTAAACGCTCCCGAAGCCGCCTCGCCCGAGCTTCTCCTCCTCGGCGAAGTTACTCGTTGCGGTGACCAGCTCGTGGTACATGTACCGTCGGGGGCCTCCGGCAGCCACACCTCTCTCGAGGTCAGCTCTGTCGTCACACTCTTCTTCGCTGTCCTCATTTGCTCTTCTTTTCTTGTGTCGCCGCCATCCCAACACTGCGGTCGCACAGACCAACAAAAAAAGCAGAGGAACTAGGACAGATGCTAGGATCGGTACCAACTTATTGTGGATGTTGCGGCTGCTGGTTTGAATTGGGAGAGGGGGTTCGGCAGGTGGAGATTCAAGCGTGGAGCTGAATGACCATGACAGTATCTGGTGCAGCTCGACGACTTCGCCAGTGGCCGCGGAGAAACCGACGGAGACCTCCTCCGGTAAGTATTTTCTCAGATCGACGGTTGTACTGACCTGGTAGAAGGCATCATCGATGAGGAGACCAACGGCCAGCATCTTGGAGTCATTCTGGTACTTGACGGTGGCTTTCATAACATGGAGCGACGTGAGGTTCTTGCCCGGTCTCGCCGTGCTCGTGGACGCCGTGGAGTTTACAGAGTTGATGTCGATGCCGACATGGTTCCCGTTGATGTCACGATATTGGGAGTTGTAGAAAGTGTCGAACTCGACGGCCACGATTCGGCCGTCCCCTGTCCCATTAGTGTCGGTCGggaggaggccgaggccgccgccgGCACTCCGGGGCGGGCGCACCGAAGGGAAACTCCCGAGGAAGAAGGCCATCCCGTCGCCTGTCAGCGGCAGGCTGTCCTTGTCCGGGGTGATTCGGAAGGAGAAGGTGGTGGTGAAGCTAGCCATCTCGCCGGTGGCGCTGCTCCACAGCGGCACTTTGTGGTCGTACCATGCCCGGCCGACGCTGCTCTGAATGTTTTCATCACGCGTGTTCTTTGTCAGCTCCAGCCACGACGTGCTGACGAGTGCATCGCCGTCGACGGCGATGGATGAACCGTCTCTTTGGTTGGAGAAGTTGAGGTCGAAGAAGAGTGAGAAGGCCCGGCGCGGCGCATAGTAGAGGCATAGCAGCAGCACAAATACTAGGGTGGTAGGAGGAGGACGGCGAGAGCCCATGGCCTGGTGTTTGGAAGGAGGAAAGCTTGAGCACTATTAATGTTAGGGGAATAGTCTCGAGGGTCAAATTTGAAGTTTTTAACGCGAAAGCAGAAGTGCGTGATAGCACATGAAAGCAACCGGAGAGCCAATGGTAGCACACGGCTCGGGCGGAGCTCCAAATGGTTGCACAGGACAAAAGTCACCAGCTTCAATAAACTGGCCGATGCACTCAAATCTTTTGTTCTTACATGTACTTATCTTTTTTGTTTATACTTAAGAGCACCATCTGCCGGCGACCGAGACGGGAGAGACAATATACGGTGTCAGTGTGTGACGCTTGCCGGCCGGCAAGCTAACCCTTTTCTTGAAATATATTGTCTGCTTTCCTCCATTACTTTGGACTTTTGAAACAAATGATTGAAGCATGAATTGAATAAGGTATCTGAGTGAAGTGATCTTGAGTTCAAAATCCTGCTAGCGTAGTATTTAAAAAGATTCTGCGGCCTAGATCGATCCCACGTCTAAGAAACTAAGAAAGCCTAGACGTGAAGGAGAATGTTGAAATATAAGGCTCGCCACTCTCCATCAGTTCGGACTTTTGAAGCAACTCACTGCACCATCAATTCGATACTTCTCACTAATCTATATAGTAACATGTCTACATTGGGATTGTGCCTAGAAGCCATAATAAAATGTTTATTTTTCTGTTGTTCCATGATTTGTGCAATGAATAATATTGTAATAATTTGTTAATGAATTTGCTTGTGAAACACCATCAGCATGTATTCAAGTATATATTATTCTAAATGCACCCCTTGTCAGAAAATGTATGTAAACACATACATTTAGACTGGCATACATATTGATTGATGACCGTGTTTTTCGGTCATAGATATGGAGATATCAACCGGCATTATGGATGCCCGTTAGTTGAACTGACATTGGACAGACACGTTCTGCCAGAAAATCGTCTTTTTTATGTCATCACTATATATCTCATATGCATCATATATGTCTATATCCTTAGACCTTAGATCAGGCTCATACTCATGATATTAAACTGGTCTGCTTAGTGATCACCAAATATTACTAGGATATCGTAAAGATGGTTTTCAGGCTTAGCAAAAGCATGCCGAAGGTCATGGATTTATCAATATGAGAATTGCTCCTCCGGTGATGCAGAGCTTAAGTGATTGGTTTTTGGAATTGTGTGGGCATACTTATGATTGAAGAGTTAATCATATTTGGGGGATTTTGGTGCACGTACCTCGAGTTGTAATCAAGGATGAGTACCTTGCCTTCAGCTCGACCCTATCACGGGGC belongs to Triticum urartu cultivar G1812 chromosome 7, Tu2.1, whole genome shotgun sequence and includes:
- the LOC125524358 gene encoding L-type lectin-domain containing receptor kinase IX.1-like — protein: MGSRRPPPTTLVFVLLLCLYYAPRRAFSLFFDLNFSNQRDGSSIAVDGDALVSTSWLELTKNTRDENIQSSVGRAWYDHKVPLWSSATGEMASFTTTFSFRITPDKDSLPLTGDGMAFFLGSFPSVRPPRSAGGGLGLLPTDTNGTGDGRIVAVEFDTFYNSQYRDINGNHVGIDINSVNSTASTSTARPGKNLTSLHVMKATVKYQNDSKMLAVGLLIDDAFYQVSTTVDLRKYLPEEVSVGFSAATGEVVELHQILSWSFSSTLESPPAEPPLPIQTSSRNIHNKLVPILASVLVPLLFLLVCATAVLGWRRHKKRRANEDSEEECDDRADLERGVAAGGPRRYMYHELVTATSNFAEEEKLGRGGFGSVYRGHLTLTPVAAVGGDQDRRAVAVKVLSAESSAQGRKEFKAEVRIISRLKHRNLVQLLGWCDSRKGLLLVYELVAESSLDKHLYSKDGTYLTWPQRYNIILGLGSALRYLHGEWEQCIVHGDIKPSNIMLDSSLSTKLGDFGLARLIDHGAGSMQTTKAVLGTVGYIDPEFVNTRRPSTKSDVYSFGIVLLEITSGRRPVMETPERSFTLLSWVWGLYGRNAILDAADERLRGDEADARWMERVLVVGLWCAHPDQGERPSIAQAMHVLQSDEMRLPALPLHMYRTVPDPASSGPYGSFSVDSLGSSCVRSSSVSIGNITHFSESSSTALL